In one window of Caballeronia sp. TF1N1 DNA:
- a CDS encoding YraN family protein — translation MPVSKSLGDVFEARALEYLQRQRMKLVARNVRCRGGEIDLVMSDERGALVFVEVRARASRRFADAAASVDARKRERIVRAAQFYLTKWRGALPACRFDVIAFDAGRIRWVTDAFRADGT, via the coding sequence GTGCCTGTGTCCAAATCGCTCGGCGATGTTTTCGAAGCGCGCGCGCTCGAGTACCTGCAAAGGCAGCGCATGAAGCTCGTCGCGCGCAACGTGCGTTGCCGTGGCGGCGAGATCGATCTCGTCATGTCCGATGAACGCGGCGCGCTCGTGTTCGTCGAAGTCAGGGCGCGCGCGAGCCGCCGGTTCGCGGATGCCGCCGCGAGCGTCGATGCCAGAAAGCGCGAGAGGATCGTGCGCGCCGCGCAGTTTTATCTGACGAAGTGGCGCGGCGCGTTGCCCGCGTGCCGCTTTGACGTGATCGCCTTCGATGCGGGACGCATTCGCTGGGTGACGGATGCATTTCGTGCCGACGGCACTTGA
- a CDS encoding YaeQ family protein, whose amino-acid sequence MALKSTIYKADLQIADMDRHYYGDHSLTIARHPSETDERMMVRVAAFGLFASERLEFCKGLSDTDEPDLWQKDLTGQIETWIEIGQPDERRIAKASGRADRVVVIAYAGRTSDIWWQGVKGKVERLQNVTVWSLEEGVGEALGRLAERTMRLQMTVQDGEASLGSATVDPVMIRKGVFKGAAV is encoded by the coding sequence ATGGCCCTCAAATCGACAATCTACAAGGCGGACCTTCAGATCGCCGACATGGACCGCCACTATTACGGCGACCATTCCCTGACCATCGCGCGTCATCCTTCCGAGACCGACGAACGGATGATGGTGCGCGTCGCCGCTTTTGGCCTATTCGCGAGCGAACGACTGGAGTTTTGCAAAGGACTATCCGACACCGATGAACCCGATCTCTGGCAAAAGGACCTTACTGGTCAGATCGAGACGTGGATCGAGATCGGCCAACCGGACGAGCGGCGTATCGCGAAAGCGAGCGGTCGCGCGGACCGCGTGGTGGTTATCGCGTATGCGGGCAGGACGAGCGACATCTGGTGGCAAGGTGTGAAGGGCAAGGTCGAGCGTCTACAGAACGTGACGGTGTGGTCGCTTGAGGAGGGCGTCGGCGAGGCGCTTGGCAGGCTGGCCGAACGGACGATGCGGCTGCAGATGACGGTGCAGGATGGTGAGGCGTCGTTGGGGAGCGCGACGGTGGACCCGGTGATGATTCGGAAGGGGGTGTTTAAGGGGGCGGCGGTTTAA
- a CDS encoding c-type cytochrome, protein MRLRGCVGAGLLLSVSALVHAADQPISAANAMAIARSNACMGCHAVDRKLVGPSFQQVADKYKGDASASAKLEAKVKKGGAGVWGSIPMPSHPSMNDADIKTVVAWVLAGAPEK, encoded by the coding sequence ATGCGACTGCGTGGTTGTGTCGGGGCTGGTTTGCTTTTGAGTGTGTCGGCGTTGGTTCATGCGGCGGATCAGCCTATATCCGCCGCCAATGCGATGGCGATTGCGCGCAGCAATGCGTGCATGGGATGTCACGCGGTGGATCGCAAACTCGTTGGGCCGTCGTTTCAACAAGTGGCGGACAAATACAAGGGCGATGCATCCGCGAGCGCGAAGCTTGAAGCGAAAGTGAAGAAGGGTGGCGCGGGCGTGTGGGGATCGATACCGATGCCTTCGCATCCTTCGATGAACGATGCGGACATCAAGACCGTGGTCGCGTGGGTGCTGGCGGGAGCGCCGGAGAAGTAA
- the rsmI gene encoding 16S rRNA (cytidine(1402)-2'-O)-methyltransferase: MLQISELADGQHYPTGALYVVATPIGNTADITVRALHVLSLVDRIAAEDTRNTSQLLTRYGISKPSIAVHEHNERSAAERVIEHLKNGERIACVSDAGTPGISDPGARLVDAVRDAGFPVIPLPGASALTTALSAAGAWVSGFSFIGFLPSKPKQRAAQLRTLSKHSMALVFYEAPHRIVETVRALGEALGGGRQMLIARELTKLHESLHRCTLAEGPTWLEADANRQRGEFVLVVQGAPEEEASDDVNDELLTTLLEELSVKSAARIAATLSGASRNVLYERALILSKRSEE, encoded by the coding sequence ATGCTTCAGATCTCCGAATTAGCCGACGGGCAGCACTATCCGACGGGCGCGCTCTATGTGGTCGCCACGCCGATCGGCAATACGGCGGACATCACGGTGCGCGCGCTGCACGTGCTCAGTCTCGTCGATCGCATCGCCGCCGAAGACACGCGCAACACCTCGCAACTGCTCACGCGCTACGGCATCTCGAAGCCGTCGATCGCCGTGCACGAACATAACGAACGCAGCGCCGCCGAACGCGTGATCGAGCATCTGAAGAACGGCGAGCGCATCGCGTGCGTGTCGGACGCGGGCACGCCCGGCATTTCGGACCCAGGCGCACGTCTTGTCGATGCCGTGCGCGACGCGGGCTTTCCCGTCATCCCCTTGCCGGGCGCAAGCGCGCTCACCACTGCGTTGAGCGCGGCCGGTGCGTGGGTTAGCGGCTTCTCGTTCATCGGCTTCCTGCCGTCGAAACCCAAACAACGCGCCGCGCAACTGCGCACGTTGAGCAAGCATTCAATGGCGCTCGTGTTTTACGAGGCGCCGCATCGCATCGTGGAAACAGTCCGCGCGCTTGGTGAAGCGCTCGGCGGCGGGCGGCAAATGCTGATTGCACGCGAATTGACGAAGTTACACGAGAGCCTTCATCGCTGCACCCTGGCCGAAGGGCCAACGTGGCTCGAAGCAGATGCCAACCGGCAACGCGGAGAATTCGTGCTTGTGGTGCAGGGCGCACCGGAGGAAGAAGCATCGGACGACGTCAACGACGAGCTGCTCACCACGCTGCTCGAAGAGTTGTCGGTGAAGAGCGCGGCGCGCATCGCGGCAACGCTCTCGGGCGCATCGCGCAACGTCTTGTACGAACGCGCGTTGATACTCAGCAAGCGCTCGGAAGAATGA
- a CDS encoding BON domain-containing protein has product MNKTRVKATLANATLVVSMLSGVALTLQGCALAVVGAMGGGTLIATDRRTLGAQTEDREIQVKALSRINESVPDTAHVNVTVFNRRVLLTGEVPDDASKQKAESVVHDINNVGSIVNELSVQGASSISSRANDSYLEGRVKTAMVGEKDLRANYYKVVCERSIVYLMGLVTPDEGAHGADVAARVPGVEQVVKVFQYIKPEEAKALEAAAASDASGVSAASAPAPEATVGTVPDSSVTSRPLDQQTPAPVKNSDVHPGSAAPAPVGK; this is encoded by the coding sequence ATGAACAAGACACGCGTGAAGGCGACGCTGGCTAACGCCACGTTGGTGGTGAGCATGTTGTCGGGTGTTGCGTTGACACTGCAGGGCTGTGCGCTCGCGGTGGTCGGTGCGATGGGCGGCGGCACCTTGATCGCCACCGATCGCCGCACGCTCGGCGCGCAGACCGAAGATCGCGAGATCCAGGTGAAGGCGCTATCGCGGATCAACGAGAGCGTGCCCGACACGGCGCATGTCAATGTCACCGTGTTCAACCGGCGCGTGCTCTTGACGGGCGAAGTACCCGACGATGCCTCGAAGCAGAAGGCCGAGTCTGTCGTGCACGACATCAACAACGTGGGCAGCATCGTCAATGAACTATCGGTGCAGGGCGCGAGTTCTATTTCCTCGCGCGCCAACGACTCGTACCTCGAAGGACGCGTGAAGACCGCGATGGTCGGCGAGAAGGACTTGCGCGCGAACTACTACAAGGTCGTGTGCGAGCGGAGCATTGTGTATTTGATGGGCCTCGTCACCCCGGATGAAGGCGCGCATGGCGCGGATGTCGCCGCGCGCGTGCCGGGCGTCGAACAAGTGGTGAAGGTGTTCCAGTACATCAAGCCGGAAGAAGCCAAGGCGCTGGAGGCGGCGGCGGCATCGGATGCGAGCGGCGTGTCGGCGGCGAGTGCCCCGGCGCCTGAGGCCACGGTTGGAACGGTGCCGGATTCATCGGTGACATCGCGTCCGCTGGATCAGCAGACGCCCGCGCCCGTCAAGAATTCGGATGTTCATCCGGGAAGTGCGGCTCCGGCGCCAGTGGGTAAGTGA
- a CDS encoding phosphoheptose isomerase codes for MSVERIQQQFRDSAALTLEALDVLAVPIAAAVDTLFSALANGSKILTCGNGGSAADAQRFAAQLIGRFERERPALPAIALTTDTSILTAVGNDYAFEQIFSQQVRALGHAGDVLLAISTSGNSVNVLAAIQEAHEREMIVIALTGKGGGVISEVLIDTDIHICVPSERTARIQEVHLLTIHCLSDGIDAMLLGDD; via the coding sequence ATGTCAGTCGAACGCATTCAACAGCAATTCCGCGACAGCGCGGCGCTCACGCTCGAAGCACTCGATGTGCTGGCGGTCCCGATCGCGGCGGCAGTCGACACGCTGTTCAGCGCGCTCGCCAACGGCTCCAAGATTCTCACATGCGGCAACGGCGGTTCGGCCGCCGACGCGCAACGTTTTGCCGCGCAACTCATCGGCCGCTTCGAGCGCGAGCGTCCCGCGTTGCCGGCCATTGCGCTGACGACCGATACATCGATACTCACGGCAGTCGGCAACGACTACGCCTTCGAACAGATCTTTTCGCAGCAGGTTCGTGCGTTGGGACATGCGGGCGATGTCCTGCTTGCCATCAGCACGTCGGGCAACTCGGTAAACGTGCTCGCGGCGATTCAGGAAGCGCACGAACGCGAGATGATCGTGATTGCGCTAACGGGCAAGGGCGGCGGCGTGATATCCGAAGTGCTCATCGACACCGACATACATATCTGCGTGCCTTCCGAGCGGACGGCGCGTATTCAGGAAGTCCATCTGTTGACCATTCACTGCCTGAGCGACGGCATCGACGCGATGCTGCTGGGCGACGACTGA